In a single window of the Mauremys reevesii isolate NIE-2019 linkage group 3, ASM1616193v1, whole genome shotgun sequence genome:
- the ALKAL2 gene encoding ALK and LTK ligand 2, giving the protein MSGLKSPVLLGLVLLMLSAGYCKERTDSIDLKDRQSLFSLIMEIIQELKRHHMEEDNGVQYFSNHDYTLDRREVADYGEYQDEQRAEIVPRDLRMKDKFLKHLTGPLYFSPKCSKHFHRLYHNTRDCTIPAYYKRCARLLTRLAVSPMCMEG; this is encoded by the exons ATGAGCGGACTGAAGTCTCCTGTGCTGCTGGGGCTGGTGCTCTTAATGCTGTCAGCAGGTTATTGCAAAGAGAGGACTGACTCCATAGACCTAAAAGACAGGCAAAGCCTCTTCAGTCTCATCATGGAGATTATTCAGGAACTGAAAAGGCACCACATGGAAGAGGACAACGGGGTGCAATACTTCTCCAACCACGATTATACTTTAGACCGAAGAGAAGTAGCTGATTATGGAGAGTACCAGGATGAGCAGAGAGCTG AAATAGTTCCTAGAGATTTGAGGATGAAAGACAAGTTTTTAAAGCATTTAACAG GTCCTCTCTATTTTAGTCCAAAATGCAGTAAACACTTTCATCGGCTTTATCACAATACAAGAGACTGCACCATCCCAGCTT ACTATAAAAGATGTGCCAGGCTTCTTACTCGGTTGGCAGTAAGTCCAATGTGCATGGAAGGATAA